Proteins found in one Seonamhaeicola sp. S2-3 genomic segment:
- the frr gene encoding ribosome recycling factor has protein sequence MNEDIQFILDTAKESMDNAIAHLEKQLANIRAGKASPAMLGSVMVDYYGSQTPLNQVANVNTPDGRTITVQPWEKNMLQEIERAIMIANLGFNPMNNGESIIINVPPLTEERRRDLAKQAKSEAEDAKIGIRNARRDAMHDIKKLDDASEDLKANAEIDIQQMTDSYVKKTDDILSVKEKEIMTV, from the coding sequence ATGAACGAAGACATACAATTTATATTAGACACTGCTAAAGAATCTATGGATAATGCCATAGCTCATTTAGAAAAACAATTAGCAAATATTAGAGCAGGAAAAGCATCTCCTGCAATGCTTGGAAGTGTTATGGTTGATTATTACGGGTCTCAAACACCGTTAAACCAAGTAGCAAATGTAAACACACCAGATGGAAGAACCATTACTGTTCAACCATGGGAAAAAAACATGCTACAAGAAATAGAACGCGCTATAATGATTGCCAATTTAGGTTTTAACCCTATGAATAATGGCGAAAGTATCATTATTAACGTACCTCCTTTAACTGAAGAACGAAGACGAGATTTAGCAAAACAAGCAAAATCTGAAGCTGAAGATGCCAAAATAGGTATTAGAAACGCCAGAAGAGATGCTATGCATGATATTAAAAAATTAGACGATGCTTCTGAAGACCTTAAAGCTAATGCTGAAATTGACATACAACAAATGACAGATTCTTACGTTAAAAAAACGGATGACATTTTAAGTGTTAAAGAAAAAGAAATCATGACTGTTTAA
- the pyrH gene encoding UMP kinase has product MKYKRILLKLSGEALMGNRQYGIDPERLAEYAQDIKTITDKGVEVAIVIGGGNIFRGVAGASKGMDRVQGDHMGMLATVINGLALQGALEDAGIPTRLQTAIKINEVAEPFIRRRAMRHLEKGRVVIFGGGTGNPYFTTDSAAVLRAIEIEADVILKGTRVDGIYNVDPEKDDTAIKFNNISFDEVLRKGLKVMDTTAFTLSQENELPIIVFDMNKKGNLLKVVSGEKIGTVVNV; this is encoded by the coding sequence ATGAAATATAAAAGAATACTTCTAAAATTATCAGGTGAAGCCTTAATGGGAAATCGCCAGTATGGTATAGACCCAGAACGTTTAGCCGAATATGCGCAAGACATAAAAACCATTACCGATAAAGGTGTAGAAGTAGCCATTGTAATAGGTGGTGGTAACATTTTTAGAGGTGTTGCCGGAGCCAGTAAAGGTATGGATAGAGTACAAGGAGACCACATGGGAATGCTAGCAACCGTAATTAACGGATTAGCTTTACAAGGTGCTTTAGAAGATGCTGGAATACCTACCAGACTACAAACTGCTATAAAAATAAATGAAGTAGCAGAACCTTTTATTAGAAGAAGAGCCATGAGACACCTAGAAAAAGGGCGCGTAGTTATTTTTGGTGGTGGTACAGGAAACCCATATTTCACAACAGATTCGGCAGCTGTTTTAAGAGCCATTGAAATTGAAGCAGATGTAATTTTAAAAGGTACACGTGTAGACGGTATTTATAATGTAGATCCAGAAAAAGATGATACTGCCATTAAATTCAATAATATCTCTTTTGATGAAGTTTTACGAAAAGGTCTAAAAGTTATGGATACAACAGCCTTTACGCTTAGTCAGGAAAATGAATTACCAATTATTGTTTTTGACATGAATAAGAAAGGAAATTTACTCAAAGTGGTGTCTGGAGAAAAAATTGGCACCGTAGTTAACGTATAA
- a CDS encoding serine protease, whose translation MSRLCNPFFLFVLMLILGSCEKQKLDTKLIANKYQKGVVKVLIFDPELEKKKEGSGYLSRGSGFFVTDDGYLFTNKHVVEYCVKGYIDYNYYDKNKKIKPTISVYSEDIVKNKNLVKVYNTGHPIPVIQVFNSHHENDYKLYKAEVVAIGSGNYDGALLKIISDFEGNPVRETFTTIPIGNSDDVAQGEQLCVYGYPQQVRGSSNLTLKDMSTLSIGIMSGLDFNFNSDYGYLKTDAEIHGGNSGGPVFSEKNKVIGIATAKGNITGIGLVSGINGMYYISAIDSKTHKKIIDNGLTMPERLASINTMTGEKLPIKTVKEINAIIEARKPKKKTSLYSNFTSNKTGLYTKSKVYFSNVSVKQNDNKIPGKSKQYTRFSIDRNKGGKIWVYVDNYPNKLNTEQLRVYLYKYSNFVKKYTKVKDLVYNINKSYDYTFFSHDFYEAGKYKFYVYSKENSFVNSGALELYFK comes from the coding sequence ATGAGTAGATTATGTAATCCATTTTTCTTGTTTGTATTGATGCTTATTTTGGGGTCTTGTGAAAAGCAAAAGTTAGATACCAAATTAATAGCTAATAAATACCAAAAAGGAGTTGTTAAGGTGCTAATTTTTGATCCGGAATTAGAGAAGAAAAAAGAAGGCTCAGGGTATTTAAGCCGAGGCTCTGGTTTTTTTGTTACAGATGATGGATATTTATTTACAAACAAGCACGTAGTAGAATATTGTGTTAAAGGTTACATAGATTATAATTATTATGATAAAAATAAAAAGATAAAACCAACCATTTCTGTTTATTCTGAAGATATAGTTAAGAACAAAAACCTTGTTAAAGTTTATAATACTGGTCACCCTATACCTGTAATCCAGGTGTTTAATAGTCATCATGAAAATGATTATAAACTTTATAAAGCAGAGGTAGTTGCTATAGGTTCTGGAAATTATGATGGGGCATTGTTAAAAATTATTAGTGATTTTGAAGGTAATCCAGTAAGAGAAACGTTTACCACCATACCTATTGGTAACTCTGATGATGTTGCCCAAGGAGAACAATTGTGTGTTTATGGATACCCGCAACAGGTAAGAGGTTCTTCAAATTTAACGCTTAAAGATATGAGTACTTTAAGCATTGGTATAATGAGTGGACTAGATTTTAATTTTAATTCAGATTATGGTTATTTAAAAACCGATGCAGAAATTCATGGAGGGAACAGTGGTGGGCCTGTTTTTAGTGAAAAAAATAAGGTTATAGGTATTGCAACTGCAAAAGGAAATATAACTGGCATTGGTTTAGTAAGTGGTATAAATGGTATGTATTATATATCGGCAATAGATAGTAAAACCCATAAAAAGATAATTGATAATGGTTTAACTATGCCAGAACGTTTGGCTTCTATTAACACTATGACAGGTGAAAAACTACCAATTAAAACGGTTAAAGAGATAAATGCTATTATTGAAGCTAGAAAGCCAAAGAAAAAAACGTCTTTGTATTCTAATTTTACAAGTAATAAAACAGGGCTTTATACAAAATCAAAAGTTTATTTTTCTAATGTATCAGTAAAACAAAATGATAATAAAATACCAGGAAAGTCTAAACAGTATACTAGATTTTCAATAGATCGAAATAAGGGCGGAAAAATATGGGTGTATGTAGACAATTACCCTAATAAATTGAATACTGAACAATTAAGGGTTTACCTATATAAATATTCTAATTTTGTTAAAAAATATACTAAAGTTAAAGATTTAGTTTATAACATTAATAAAAGTTATGATTACACTTTTTTTTCTCATGATTTTTATGAGGCTGGTAAATATAAATTCTATGTATATTCTAAAGAGAATAGTTTTGTAAACTCTGGTGCACTAGAGTTATATTTTAAATGA
- the tsf gene encoding translation elongation factor Ts, with protein sequence MSTTVKITAAEVNKLRKATGAGMMDCKKALVEAEGDFDKAIEVLRKKGQKVAAKRADRESSEGAAVAKVNADNTAGVAIVLGCETDFVGKNENFLALANQLGEIALNCATKEEFLAADFGGISVAEKLVEQTGVIGEKLDIKAFEKIEAAYVGSYVHINKIAAIVGFSSVVDNIETLAKDVAMQIASMGATTLSYKDFDPAYVASETEARIAVIEKDNEELERLGKTLKNVPKYISMSQLTPEVLAQAEEDAKAELKAEGKPEQIWDRILPGKMQRFISDNTTLDQEQCLLNQNFIKDEKVTVEKYVSSYGEVEITGFKRVTLG encoded by the coding sequence ATGAGTACTACAGTAAAAATTACAGCGGCTGAAGTAAATAAATTAAGAAAAGCAACTGGCGCAGGAATGATGGACTGCAAAAAAGCTTTAGTTGAAGCCGAAGGAGATTTTGATAAAGCTATTGAAGTTTTACGTAAAAAAGGACAAAAAGTTGCTGCAAAAAGAGCAGACCGTGAATCTAGTGAAGGTGCAGCTGTTGCAAAAGTAAATGCAGATAATACTGCTGGTGTTGCTATTGTATTAGGTTGTGAAACAGACTTTGTTGGGAAAAACGAAAACTTTTTAGCCTTAGCAAACCAATTAGGAGAAATTGCCTTAAACTGTGCTACTAAAGAAGAATTTTTAGCTGCTGATTTTGGAGGTATTTCTGTTGCCGAAAAATTAGTTGAACAAACTGGTGTAATTGGTGAGAAATTAGATATTAAAGCTTTTGAAAAAATAGAAGCAGCTTATGTTGGTTCTTACGTTCATATTAACAAAATTGCTGCTATTGTTGGTTTTTCTAGTGTTGTAGATAACATTGAAACTTTAGCTAAAGATGTTGCAATGCAAATTGCATCAATGGGAGCTACAACATTATCATACAAAGATTTTGACCCTGCATATGTTGCATCTGAAACTGAAGCAAGAATTGCAGTTATTGAAAAAGACAACGAAGAATTAGAGCGTTTAGGAAAAACACTTAAAAATGTGCCAAAATACATTTCTATGTCTCAATTAACTCCTGAAGTTTTAGCTCAAGCTGAAGAAGATGCCAAAGCAGAATTAAAAGCTGAAGGTAAACCAGAGCAAATTTGGGATAGAATTTTACCAGGTAAAATGCAACGTTTTATTTCTGATAATACAACTTTAGACCAAGAACAATGTTTATTAAACCAAAACTTTATTAAAGATGAAAAAGTTACGGTTGAAAAATATGTTTCTTCTTATGGTGAAGTTGAAATTACAGGTTTTAAACGTGTTACTTTAGGATAG
- the rpsB gene encoding 30S ribosomal protein S2, translated as MAVEVKELLEAGVHFGHLTRKWDPNMAPYVYMERNGIHIINLYKTAAKIDEAGAALSKIAASGRKILFVATKKQAKDIVAEKAGSINMPYITERWPGGMLTNFVTIRKAVKKMASIDRMKKDGTFNTLSKKERLQVDRLRAKLEKNLGSISDMTRLPGALFVVDIKREHIAIKEAQKLNIPIFAMVDTNSDPRQVDYVIPANDDASKSIDKILSYVTDAIASGLAERKAEKEAAAAQKAAPKAEAAPAKKVVAEEEE; from the coding sequence ATGGCAGTAGAAGTAAAAGAATTACTTGAAGCAGGTGTACATTTCGGGCACCTTACACGTAAGTGGGATCCAAACATGGCTCCTTACGTTTATATGGAGCGAAACGGTATCCATATTATTAACCTTTACAAAACAGCAGCTAAAATTGATGAAGCCGGAGCAGCATTATCTAAAATTGCAGCCTCTGGTAGAAAAATTTTATTCGTAGCTACAAAAAAACAAGCTAAGGATATTGTTGCTGAAAAAGCAGGCTCTATTAACATGCCTTACATTACTGAAAGATGGCCAGGAGGTATGTTAACTAACTTTGTTACTATTAGAAAAGCTGTTAAAAAAATGGCTTCAATTGATAGAATGAAGAAAGACGGAACTTTTAACACACTTTCTAAAAAAGAACGTTTACAAGTAGACCGTTTAAGAGCTAAGTTAGAAAAAAACTTAGGTTCTATTAGTGATATGACACGTTTACCAGGAGCATTATTTGTTGTTGATATTAAGCGTGAACACATTGCTATTAAAGAAGCTCAAAAATTAAACATTCCAATATTTGCAATGGTAGATACCAACTCAGACCCACGTCAAGTTGATTATGTAATTCCAGCAAATGATGATGCTTCTAAATCAATTGATAAAATATTATCATACGTAACAGATGCAATTGCTAGTGGTTTAGCAGAGCGTAAAGCAGAAAAAGAAGCTGCTGCTGCTCAAAAAGCAGCTCCTAAAGCAGAAGCTGCCCCAGCTAAAAAAGTAGTTGCTGAAGAAGAAGAATAA
- the rpsI gene encoding 30S ribosomal protein S9 has protein sequence MDVIHKIGRRKTAVARVYVAPGKGNITVNKKDLADYFTTATLQYKVNQPLALTNNDGNFDITVNVYGGGITGQAEAVRLAISRALCEVDAENRAILKPEGLLTRDPRMVERKKFGQKKARKKFQFSKR, from the coding sequence ATGGATGTAATTCACAAAATTGGCCGTAGAAAGACGGCTGTTGCTCGTGTTTATGTTGCCCCAGGAAAAGGGAACATAACGGTGAACAAAAAAGACTTAGCAGATTACTTTACTACTGCAACATTACAGTATAAAGTAAATCAACCTTTAGCTTTGACTAACAATGATGGCAACTTTGATATTACAGTAAATGTATATGGAGGTGGCATTACAGGTCAAGCCGAAGCTGTACGTTTAGCAATATCTCGTGCTTTATGTGAAGTGGATGCTGAGAACAGAGCAATTTTAAAACCAGAAGGTTTATTAACTAGAGACCCAAGAATGGTAGAGCGTAAAAAATTCGGTCAGAAGAAAGCGCGTAAGAAATTCCAGTTCTCTAAACGTTAA
- the rplM gene encoding 50S ribosomal protein L13: MDTLSYKTISANKATANKQWVLVDAEGQTLGRLASKVAKLLRGKHKPNFTPHVDCGDNVIVINAEKINLTGNKWTDKSYIRHTGYPGGQRSLTATELFGKNPARIVEKSVKGMLPKNKLGATLFRNLTVVVGSEHAHEAQKPKTINLNEFK, encoded by the coding sequence TTGGACACATTAAGCTACAAAACTATTTCAGCCAACAAAGCTACTGCAAACAAACAGTGGGTTTTAGTTGATGCTGAAGGTCAGACGCTTGGTCGTTTAGCTTCTAAAGTTGCAAAACTTTTAAGAGGTAAACACAAGCCAAACTTCACGCCACATGTTGATTGCGGAGATAACGTGATTGTTATTAATGCAGAAAAAATCAACTTAACTGGAAACAAATGGACAGATAAATCATATATCCGTCACACAGGTTACCCAGGTGGTCAAAGAAGTTTAACTGCTACTGAATTGTTTGGAAAAAATCCTGCAAGAATAGTAGAAAAATCAGTAAAAGGAATGTTGCCTAAAAACAAATTAGGAGCAACTTTATTCCGTAACCTTACAGTTGTTGTAGGTTCAGAGCATGCACATGAAGCTCAAAAACCTAAAACAATTAACTTAAACGAATTCAAATAA
- a CDS encoding YgiQ family radical SAM protein — protein MQELKLSNWLPTTNKEVKIRGWDELDVILFSGDAYVDHPTFGHAVIGRLLESLGLRVAIVPQPNVNDNLQDFVKLGAPKLFFGVTGGCMDPMISNYNANKRRRKKDAYTPNGDIGFRPDYATTVYSNILKEKWPDVPVLIGGIEASLRRVTHYDYWSDKLMPTILESSKADMLVYGMGEQPLREVVRLLQKGVPFSSINTVKQTAILVDKNAKIPKNSNWEDVEIASHETCLKDKKTYASNFKIIEQESNKLYARRIFQKVGDKTLMINPPYPTMTEDEIDASFDLPYTRLPHPKYNKRGPIPAFEMIKFSINVHRGCFGGCSFCTISAHQGKFIASRSQESVLKEVDQVTNMPDFKGYLSDIGGPSANMYKMKGKVQSICDKCVAPSCISPVICSNLDTSHKPLTQLYQAVDSHPKVKKSFIGSGIRHDMLVPEFNKNADPKELDDYTEEVMTKHVSGRLKVAPEHTSDPVLKLMRKPSFSYFHKFKERFDKINVKHKLKLQLIPYFISNHPACEAEDMANLAAETKDMGFQLEQVQGFTPTPMTVATVIYYSGYHPYTLKKVKTPKTQKEKDEQHRFFFWYKDENKAWIRNTLNKLGRQDLLDVLLPKKEEKWRKNKPRKPKHTFDDAVPFNQRKKKVKYRKKRRK, from the coding sequence ATGCAAGAGTTAAAACTTTCAAATTGGTTGCCTACCACAAACAAAGAGGTGAAAATAAGAGGATGGGATGAACTTGATGTTATCCTGTTTAGTGGAGATGCGTATGTAGACCATCCTACTTTTGGGCATGCTGTAATTGGGCGTTTGTTAGAAAGTTTAGGGTTACGGGTGGCTATTGTGCCCCAACCTAATGTAAATGATAATCTTCAGGATTTTGTGAAACTTGGTGCACCTAAATTGTTTTTTGGGGTTACCGGTGGCTGTATGGATCCAATGATTAGCAATTATAACGCTAATAAAAGACGAAGAAAAAAAGATGCTTATACACCAAATGGTGATATTGGGTTTAGACCAGACTATGCTACAACGGTATATTCAAATATTTTAAAAGAAAAATGGCCAGACGTACCCGTTTTAATTGGTGGTATAGAAGCATCTTTAAGACGTGTTACACATTACGACTATTGGAGCGATAAATTAATGCCTACTATTTTAGAGAGCTCTAAAGCCGATATGTTGGTGTATGGTATGGGAGAACAGCCATTACGAGAAGTAGTTAGGTTATTGCAAAAAGGCGTACCTTTTAGTAGTATAAATACGGTGAAACAAACAGCTATTTTGGTTGATAAAAATGCTAAAATACCTAAGAATAGTAATTGGGAGGATGTTGAAATTGCTTCGCATGAAACATGTTTAAAAGATAAAAAGACCTACGCTTCTAACTTTAAAATTATTGAGCAAGAATCTAACAAACTTTATGCACGACGCATTTTTCAGAAAGTAGGCGATAAAACGTTGATGATTAATCCGCCTTATCCAACCATGACTGAAGACGAAATTGATGCGTCTTTTGATTTGCCTTACACCAGATTACCACACCCAAAATATAATAAACGAGGTCCTATTCCTGCATTTGAAATGATAAAATTTTCAATTAACGTGCACCGTGGGTGTTTTGGTGGTTGTAGTTTTTGCACCATTTCTGCTCATCAAGGAAAATTTATTGCATCTAGAAGTCAGGAATCGGTATTGAAAGAAGTGGATCAAGTGACAAATATGCCCGATTTTAAAGGTTATTTATCTGATATTGGTGGCCCTAGTGCTAATATGTATAAAATGAAAGGCAAGGTGCAATCTATTTGCGACAAATGCGTTGCTCCAAGTTGTATTTCACCAGTAATATGTAGTAATTTAGATACGTCACATAAACCGTTAACCCAATTATATCAAGCGGTTGATAGTCATCCTAAAGTAAAAAAGTCTTTTATTGGTTCTGGTATTCGTCATGATATGTTGGTGCCCGAGTTTAATAAAAATGCAGACCCAAAAGAGTTAGATGATTATACCGAAGAGGTAATGACCAAACACGTGTCTGGTAGACTTAAAGTGGCTCCTGAACATACTAGCGATCCCGTTTTAAAGTTGATGCGCAAACCATCGTTTTCTTATTTTCATAAGTTTAAAGAGCGGTTCGATAAAATCAATGTAAAGCATAAATTAAAACTACAGTTAATACCCTATTTCATTTCAAATCATCCTGCTTGCGAAGCCGAAGATATGGCAAATTTAGCTGCCGAAACTAAAGATATGGGCTTTCAGTTAGAGCAAGTGCAAGGTTTTACTCCAACACCTATGACGGTGGCTACCGTAATTTATTACAGTGGTTACCATCCGTACACACTTAAAAAGGTGAAAACTCCTAAAACACAAAAAGAAAAAGATGAGCAACATCGATTTTTCTTTTGGTATAAAGATGAAAACAAAGCGTGGATAAGAAATACCTTAAATAAATTAGGTCGTCAGGATTTACTGGATGTTTTGCTTCCTAAAAAAGAAGAAAAATGGCGTAAAAATAAACCAAGGAAACCCAAACACACTTTTGATGATGCGGTTCCTTTTAATCAGAGAAAGAAGAAAGTGAAGTATAGGAAGAAGCGTAGAAAGTAG
- the dcm gene encoding DNA (cytosine-5-)-methyltransferase, with the protein MVIKECYSLAEAAKILGKSKETLRRWDNDGKLKALREPVSGYRIYKKEDINDLIKPLFENLDEDVDNSEKPIKEYKVLELFAGAGGLAIGLEKAGIKCVALNEIDKWACQTLRKNRPNWNVLEGDIKSFSFENFKDEVDIVTGGFPCQAFSYAGKKLGLEDARGTLFYEFARVVKEVNPLICLGENVKGLLSHDKGKTLKGMMSILEEIGYNVVPVQVLKAINYKVPQKRERLILVGVRKDIDVKYEYPKPYQSIYNLKDALKKGKLYDSDVPKSDGAKYPESKKVVLDLVPPKGYWRDLPLDIQKEYMGKSFYLGGGKTGMARRIGWDEPSLTLTCSPAQKQTERCHPDETRPFTVREYARIQTFPDDWEFAGSISQQYKQIGNAVPCNLGKEIGYSLVKFLNDYYKSK; encoded by the coding sequence ATGGTTATAAAAGAATGCTATTCGCTAGCAGAAGCTGCTAAAATTTTAGGAAAAAGTAAAGAAACTCTTAGAAGATGGGATAATGACGGAAAGTTAAAAGCTTTAAGAGAGCCTGTAAGCGGCTATCGTATCTATAAAAAAGAAGATATTAATGACCTTATCAAGCCCTTGTTTGAAAATTTAGATGAAGATGTTGATAATTCCGAAAAACCAATTAAGGAATATAAAGTTTTAGAATTATTTGCTGGAGCAGGAGGATTAGCAATAGGCTTAGAAAAAGCAGGAATTAAATGTGTAGCTTTAAATGAAATTGATAAATGGGCTTGTCAAACACTAAGAAAAAATAGACCTAATTGGAATGTCCTTGAAGGAGATATTAAATCCTTTAGTTTTGAAAATTTTAAAGACGAAGTTGATATTGTTACTGGTGGATTTCCTTGCCAAGCATTTAGTTATGCTGGAAAAAAATTAGGGTTAGAAGACGCAAGGGGAACACTTTTCTATGAGTTTGCTAGAGTTGTTAAAGAAGTTAATCCTTTGATTTGCTTAGGTGAAAATGTGAAAGGATTACTATCTCATGATAAAGGAAAAACCCTTAAAGGGATGATGTCTATTTTAGAAGAAATAGGTTATAATGTTGTACCTGTACAAGTTTTAAAAGCAATAAATTATAAAGTGCCTCAAAAAAGAGAACGACTTATTTTAGTTGGTGTTAGAAAAGACATAGATGTAAAATATGAGTACCCTAAACCTTATCAGTCTATCTACAATTTAAAAGATGCTTTAAAAAAAGGAAAATTATACGATTCAGATGTTCCTAAATCTGATGGAGCAAAATATCCCGAGAGCAAAAAAGTTGTATTAGATTTAGTCCCACCTAAAGGGTATTGGAGAGATTTACCTCTTGATATTCAAAAAGAATACATGGGTAAAAGTTTCTATTTAGGAGGAGGAAAAACGGGAATGGCTAGGCGTATAGGTTGGGATGAACCAAGTTTAACTTTAACTTGTAGTCCTGCACAAAAACAAACTGAAAGATGTCATCCAGATGAAACAAGACCATTTACTGTTCGTGAATATGCGAGAATCCAAACTTTCCCTGATGACTGGGAATTTGCTGGTTCAATCTCGCAGCAATATAAACAGATTGGTAATGCGGTTCCTTGTAATTTAGGGAAAGAAATAGGTTATTCTTTAGTTAAATTTTTAAACGATTATTATAAATCAAAATAA
- a CDS encoding PmeII family type II restriction endonuclease has protein sequence MNSQQKQKIIENAKSFFRAEIVQNHINNACQRASKLSSYNINPFLYKYLANFLTGNDKPESIAKALVLPRILGTSINTSFGMKIQSLISSLFEGLGSTTQGIDIEFIDEIDKRKKYCQLKAGPNTINKDDVVTIVNHFNGVRNLARTNNLNIGINDMIVGVIYGDPIDLSSHYKKIEQNYPVIVGQDFWHRLTGQENFYFELIDAIGEVALEVNATKVVSDTISKLAVEIKAKFD, from the coding sequence ATGAACAGTCAACAAAAACAAAAAATAATTGAAAATGCAAAAAGTTTCTTTCGTGCTGAAATTGTTCAAAACCATATAAATAACGCCTGTCAAAGAGCTAGTAAACTATCTTCCTATAACATAAATCCTTTTCTTTATAAGTATTTAGCTAACTTTTTAACGGGTAATGATAAGCCAGAAAGTATAGCTAAGGCATTGGTATTACCTAGAATTTTAGGAACTTCTATAAATACTTCATTTGGAATGAAAATCCAAAGTTTAATTAGTAGCCTATTTGAAGGCTTAGGATCTACAACACAAGGAATAGATATTGAATTTATTGATGAAATTGATAAAAGAAAAAAATACTGCCAATTAAAGGCTGGTCCAAACACAATTAACAAAGATGATGTTGTGACAATAGTTAATCATTTTAATGGTGTTAGAAATTTAGCAAGAACTAATAATCTAAATATTGGCATTAATGACATGATAGTAGGTGTAATATACGGGGATCCAATAGATTTAAGTTCTCATTACAAAAAAATAGAGCAAAACTACCCTGTTATTGTTGGTCAAGATTTTTGGCACAGATTAACTGGTCAAGAAAATTTTTACTTCGAATTAATTGATGCTATTGGTGAAGTAGCTTTAGAAGTTAATGCCACTAAAGTTGTATCTGATACAATTTCAAAATTAGCTGTAGAAATAAAAGCTAAGTTTGATTAA
- a CDS encoding bile acid:sodium symporter family protein → MKIDKFVIAIIIIVIAAYIYPDLGKGESAQILNTLSSIGISFIFFFYGLKLSPQQIKTGLKNWKLHVLIQATTFIIFPLIVLAYYPFITEDTKTLWLAFMFLAALPSTVSSSVVMVSIAKGNIPAAIFNASISGLIGVMLTPLWIGFFITSTETDYNLINIYQKLLLEILAPVILGLLLRRFLGDFALKHSKKITLFDKSVILLIIYKSFSKSFLDGIFNNLSGLKLLVVLAIAILIFWIVFFFIGFIAKKLNFSIEDRITAQFCGTKKSLVHGTVFSKILFQNASFLGIILLPIMMFHAFQIVAISVIAAKHGRRY, encoded by the coding sequence TTGAAGATAGATAAGTTTGTAATTGCTATTATAATTATAGTTATAGCCGCATACATTTATCCAGATTTAGGTAAAGGTGAAAGTGCACAGATTTTAAATACCTTAAGTAGCATTGGCATTTCTTTTATTTTCTTTTTTTACGGACTTAAATTAAGTCCACAACAAATCAAAACTGGCTTAAAAAACTGGAAGTTACACGTATTAATTCAAGCTACAACTTTTATTATTTTCCCTTTAATCGTACTTGCTTATTATCCATTTATAACAGAAGACACTAAAACATTATGGTTGGCTTTTATGTTTTTAGCAGCTTTACCTTCAACTGTATCATCATCAGTAGTGATGGTTTCTATTGCTAAAGGTAATATTCCTGCTGCCATTTTTAATGCTAGTATTTCTGGATTAATTGGTGTGATGCTTACACCATTATGGATTGGCTTTTTTATAACATCTACCGAAACCGATTATAACTTAATAAACATCTATCAAAAATTACTCTTAGAAATTTTAGCACCTGTAATTTTAGGTTTATTATTAAGACGCTTTTTAGGAGATTTTGCATTAAAACACAGTAAAAAAATTACGCTATTTGATAAAAGCGTGATTTTATTGATTATCTATAAAAGCTTTTCAAAATCGTTTTTAGATGGTATATTTAACAACTTAAGCGGTTTAAAATTATTGGTGGTTTTAGCTATTGCAATACTAATATTTTGGATTGTGTTTTTCTTTATTGGCTTTATTGCAAAAAAATTAAACTTTTCTATTGAAGACCGTATTACAGCTCAGTTTTGCGGTACCAAAAAATCTTTAGTACACGGTACTGTATTTTCTAAAATACTGTTTCAAAATGCATCATTTTTAGGTATTATTTTATTACCTATCATGATGTTTCATGCGTTTCAAATTGTAGCTATTAGTGTAATTGCTGCTAAGCATGGTAGAAGATATTAA